The Daucus carota subsp. sativus chromosome 2, DH1 v3.0, whole genome shotgun sequence genome includes a window with the following:
- the LOC108208892 gene encoding DNA gyrase subunit A, chloroplastic/mitochondrial isoform X1, with product MAPFCTALLRCTPLPSPATRLSFLRFNSPGIRYLSSLRRAKPVRPITAKQVDIDGETRDEGNGSVLVRDDGVRDGRIVPMELHREASEAYMSYAMSVLLGRALPDVRDGLKPVHRRILFAMHELGLSSRKPYKKCARVVGEVLGKFHPHGDNAVYDSLVRMAQDFSLRSPLIRGHGNFGSMDADPPAAMRYTECRLEALTEAMLLADLEQDTVDFIPNFDNSQKEPSVLPARVPNLLLNGSSGIAVGMATNIPPHNLGELVDALSVLIHNPEATLQEFLEYMPGPDFPTGGLIMGNHGILEAYRTGRGRVVVRGKTDIEVLDARTKRTAIIIKEIPYQTNKASLVEKIAEHVENKNLEGISDIRDESDRSGMRVVIELKRGSDPSIVLNNLYRLTALQSGFSCNMVGILNGQPKQMGLKELLQAFLDFRCSVIERRAKFKLSQARERSHIIEGIIVGLDNLDAVIGIIRNASSNATASASLKKEFTLSDKQADAILDINLRRLTQLERNKFVNEGKSLREQISKLEQLLSSKHQILQLIEQEALEIKNKFASPRRSTLEDTESGLLEEIDVIPNEEMLLALSEKGYVKRMKPDTFNLQNRGTIGKSVGKLRVNDMMSDFLVCHAHDHVLYFSDRGIVYSARAYKIPECTRAAAGTPLIHMLSLSSGERITSIIPVSEFAQDQYLLMLTVNGYIKKVSLSYFSSIRTTGIIAIQLVPGDELKWVRLCTNEDLVAMASQNGLVILGSCEMMRALSRNTRGQVAMKLKKGDRMASMDIIPAALRKNLERNTEAHISHSGKRASGPMLLFISESGIGKRVPLSSFRLSSLNRVGLKGFKFSSEDRLAAVFVVGSSMTEDGESDEQVVLVSQAGTVNRIKVRDISIQSRYARGVILMRLEHSGKIQSASLISAGESEPEDFDDAVSL from the exons ATGGCTCCTTTCTGCACTGCTTTACTTCGCTGCACTCCCCTCCCCTCTCCGGCAACTCGCTTATCGTTTCTCCGATTCAACTCGCCCGGAATTCGATACCTTTCGAGTCTCCGAAGAGCGAAGCCTGTGAGGCCTATTACTGCCAAGCAAGTCGATATTGATGGAGAGACCAGAGATGAGGGCAATGGAAGTGTTTTAGTTAGGGATGATGGTGTTAGAGATGGAAGAATTGTTCCGATGGAGCTTCACAGGGAGGCGAGTGAGGCGTATATGTCGTACGCCATGTCGGTGTTGCTTGGTAGGGCGTTGCCGGATGTTAGGGACGGTTTGAAGCCTGTTCATCGAAGGATTTT ATTTGCTATGCATGAATTGGGTCTATCCTCTCGGAAGCCTTATAAGAAATGTGCAAGAGTGGTCGGGGAG GTTCTTGGCAAGTTTCACCCACATGGGGATAATGCAGTTTATGATTCCTTGGTCCGGATGGCTCAG GATTTTTCATTAAGGTCCCCACTGATTCGGGGGCATGGCAACTTTGGTTCAATGGATGCTGATCCTCCTGCAGCAATGCGTTATACAGAGTGTAGATTGGAG GCACTCACAGAAGCAATGCTGCTGGCTGATTTAGAGCAAGACACT GTTGATTTTATTCCTAACTTTGACAATTCTCAAAAAGAACCCTCGGTTTTGCCAGCCAGGGTACCAAACTTGTTGTTGAATGGCTCTTCGGGGATTGCG GTTGGCATGGCAACAAACATTCCCCCTCATAATCTTGGGGAGTTGGTGGATGCGCTTTCTGTGCTGATTCATAATCCTGAAGCAACG ctGCAAGAGTTTCTGGAGTATATGCCAGGACCTGACTTCCCAACTGGAGGGCTAATAATGGGTAATCATGG CATCCTAGAGGCATACCGAACTGGTCGAGGACGTGTTGTAGTGAGAGGAAAGACTGATATAGAAGTACTTGATGCCAGAACCAAGCGCACAGCAATTATCATAAAAGAG atACCATACCAGACAAACAAAGCCTCTCTTGTTGAGAAAATTGCTGAGCATGTGGAGAACAAG AATTTGGAAGGCATAAGCGACATTCGTGATGAGAGTGATCGCTCTGGAATGCGTGTTGTGATTGAG CTAAAGAGGGGTTCAGATCCTTCCATTGTTCTGAACAATCTCTATCGCCTCACCGCTTTGCAGTCCGGCTTCAGCTGCAATATGGTGGG TATTCTTAATGGACAACCAAAACAGATGGGCTTGAAGGAATTGTTGCAG GCATTCTTGGATTTCAGATGCTCTGTAATTGAAAGACGTGCAAAGTTTAAGTTGTCCCAAGCCCGTGAGAGAAGTCATATTATCGAG GGCATTATTGTGGGGCTTGATAATTTAGATGCAGTGATCGGAATAATCAGGAACGCATCTAGTAATGCAACAGCTTCAGCTAGTTTAAAAAAAG AGTTTACATTATCCGACAAACAAGCTGATGCTATACTGGACATAAACTTGAGAAGGCTTACACAGCTTGAG agaaataaatttgttaatgaaGGAAAATCCTTGAGGGAACAAATTTCGAAGTTAGAGCAACTTTTGTCAAGCAAACATCAGATATTGCAG TTGATTGAACAAGAGGCgcttgaaattaaaaataagtttgccTCTCCAAGGAGATCAACCTTGGAGGATACTGAAAGTGGGCTACTTGAAGAGATAGATGTTATCCCAAATGAAGAAATGCTATTG gCACTTAGTGAGAAGGGTTATGTAAAACGAATGAAGCCTGACACTTTCAACCTTCAAAACCGTGGAACAATTGGGAAGTCTGTTGGGAAGTTGAGGGTAAATGACATGATGTCTGACTTCCTTGTCTGCCATGCCCACGATCATGTCTTATATTTCAG TGATCGAGGCATAGTCTACTCAGCCCGTGCTTACAAAATTCCAGAATGTACACGTGCTGCAGCTGGGACTCCTTTAATTCAT ATGTTGTCGTTATCTAGTGGTGAGAGGATTACTTCGATTATTCCTGTGAGTGAATTTGCCCAAGATCAATATCTTTTGATGCTCACTGTAAATGGCTACATCAAAAAAGTGTCTTTGAGTTATTTCTCCTCCATCAGGACAACAGGAATCATAGCAATTCAGCTG GTTCCAGGTGATGAACTGAAATGGGTACGTCTCTGCACAAACGAAGACCTTGTGGCGATGGCTTCACAAAATGGGTTGGTTATCTTAGGTTCTTGTGAGATG ATGAGAGCGTTGAGTAGGAATACTCGTGGTCAAGTTGCCATGAAATTGAAAAAAGGAGACAGAATGGCAAGCATGGACATCATTCCTGCAGCCTTACGGAAAAACCTGGAAAGAAACACCGAAGCTCACATCAGCCA CAGTGGTAAGCGTGCCAGTGGACCGATGTTATTGTTTATATCAGAGAGTGGGATAGGGAAGCGAGTTCCTCTTAGCAGCTTTCGTCTATCATCACTGAACAGAGTTGGCTTGAAAGGGTTCAAG TTCTCATCTGAAGATCGGCTGGCAGCAGTTTTTGTAGTTGGATCTTCAATGACAG AGGACGGCGAAAGCGATGAACAAGTTGTTCTTGTGAGCCAGGCTGGCACTGTCAATCGAATTAAAGTTCGAGATATATCGATACAGTCTCGTTATGCAAG
- the LOC108208892 gene encoding DNA gyrase subunit A, chloroplastic/mitochondrial isoform X2, whose protein sequence is MAPFCTALLRCTPLPSPATRLSFLRFNSPGIRYLSSLRRAKPVRPITAKQVDIDGETRDEGNGSVLVRDDGVRDGRIVPMELHREASEAYMSYAMSVLLGRALPDVRDGLKPVHRRILFAMHELGLSSRKPYKKCARVVGEVLGKFHPHGDNAVYDSLVRMAQDFSLRSPLIRGHGNFGSMDADPPAAMRYTECRLEALTEAMLLADLEQDTVDFIPNFDNSQKEPSVLPARVPNLLLNGSSGIAVGMATNIPPHNLGELVDALSVLIHNPEATLQEFLEYMPGPDFPTGGLIMGNHGILEAYRTGRGRVVVRGKTDIEVLDARTKRTAIIIKEIPYQTNKASLVEKIAEHVENKNLEGISDIRDESDRSGMRVVIELKRGSDPSIVLNNLYRLTALQSGFSCNMVGILNGQPKQMGLKELLQAFLDFRCSVIERRAKFKLSQARERSHIIEGIIVGLDNLDAVIGIIRNASSNATASASLKKEFTLSDKQADAILDINLRRLTQLERNKFVNEGKSLREQISKLEQLLSSKHQILQLIEQEALEIKNKFASPRRSTLEDTESGLLEEIDVIPNEEMLLALSEKGYVKRMKPDTFNLQNRGTIGKSVGKLRVNDMMSDFLVCHAHDHVLYFSDRGIVYSARAYKIPECTRAAAGTPLIHMLSLSSGERITSIIPVSEFAQDQYLLMLTVNGYIKKVSLSYFSSIRTTGIIAIQLVPGDELKWVRLCTNEDLVAMASQNGLVILGSCEMMRALSRNTRGQVAMKLKKGDRMASMDIIPAALRKNLERNTEAHISHGKRASGPMLLFISESGIGKRVPLSSFRLSSLNRVGLKGFKFSSEDRLAAVFVVGSSMTEDGESDEQVVLVSQAGTVNRIKVRDISIQSRYARGVILMRLEHSGKIQSASLISAGESEPEDFDDAVSL, encoded by the exons ATGGCTCCTTTCTGCACTGCTTTACTTCGCTGCACTCCCCTCCCCTCTCCGGCAACTCGCTTATCGTTTCTCCGATTCAACTCGCCCGGAATTCGATACCTTTCGAGTCTCCGAAGAGCGAAGCCTGTGAGGCCTATTACTGCCAAGCAAGTCGATATTGATGGAGAGACCAGAGATGAGGGCAATGGAAGTGTTTTAGTTAGGGATGATGGTGTTAGAGATGGAAGAATTGTTCCGATGGAGCTTCACAGGGAGGCGAGTGAGGCGTATATGTCGTACGCCATGTCGGTGTTGCTTGGTAGGGCGTTGCCGGATGTTAGGGACGGTTTGAAGCCTGTTCATCGAAGGATTTT ATTTGCTATGCATGAATTGGGTCTATCCTCTCGGAAGCCTTATAAGAAATGTGCAAGAGTGGTCGGGGAG GTTCTTGGCAAGTTTCACCCACATGGGGATAATGCAGTTTATGATTCCTTGGTCCGGATGGCTCAG GATTTTTCATTAAGGTCCCCACTGATTCGGGGGCATGGCAACTTTGGTTCAATGGATGCTGATCCTCCTGCAGCAATGCGTTATACAGAGTGTAGATTGGAG GCACTCACAGAAGCAATGCTGCTGGCTGATTTAGAGCAAGACACT GTTGATTTTATTCCTAACTTTGACAATTCTCAAAAAGAACCCTCGGTTTTGCCAGCCAGGGTACCAAACTTGTTGTTGAATGGCTCTTCGGGGATTGCG GTTGGCATGGCAACAAACATTCCCCCTCATAATCTTGGGGAGTTGGTGGATGCGCTTTCTGTGCTGATTCATAATCCTGAAGCAACG ctGCAAGAGTTTCTGGAGTATATGCCAGGACCTGACTTCCCAACTGGAGGGCTAATAATGGGTAATCATGG CATCCTAGAGGCATACCGAACTGGTCGAGGACGTGTTGTAGTGAGAGGAAAGACTGATATAGAAGTACTTGATGCCAGAACCAAGCGCACAGCAATTATCATAAAAGAG atACCATACCAGACAAACAAAGCCTCTCTTGTTGAGAAAATTGCTGAGCATGTGGAGAACAAG AATTTGGAAGGCATAAGCGACATTCGTGATGAGAGTGATCGCTCTGGAATGCGTGTTGTGATTGAG CTAAAGAGGGGTTCAGATCCTTCCATTGTTCTGAACAATCTCTATCGCCTCACCGCTTTGCAGTCCGGCTTCAGCTGCAATATGGTGGG TATTCTTAATGGACAACCAAAACAGATGGGCTTGAAGGAATTGTTGCAG GCATTCTTGGATTTCAGATGCTCTGTAATTGAAAGACGTGCAAAGTTTAAGTTGTCCCAAGCCCGTGAGAGAAGTCATATTATCGAG GGCATTATTGTGGGGCTTGATAATTTAGATGCAGTGATCGGAATAATCAGGAACGCATCTAGTAATGCAACAGCTTCAGCTAGTTTAAAAAAAG AGTTTACATTATCCGACAAACAAGCTGATGCTATACTGGACATAAACTTGAGAAGGCTTACACAGCTTGAG agaaataaatttgttaatgaaGGAAAATCCTTGAGGGAACAAATTTCGAAGTTAGAGCAACTTTTGTCAAGCAAACATCAGATATTGCAG TTGATTGAACAAGAGGCgcttgaaattaaaaataagtttgccTCTCCAAGGAGATCAACCTTGGAGGATACTGAAAGTGGGCTACTTGAAGAGATAGATGTTATCCCAAATGAAGAAATGCTATTG gCACTTAGTGAGAAGGGTTATGTAAAACGAATGAAGCCTGACACTTTCAACCTTCAAAACCGTGGAACAATTGGGAAGTCTGTTGGGAAGTTGAGGGTAAATGACATGATGTCTGACTTCCTTGTCTGCCATGCCCACGATCATGTCTTATATTTCAG TGATCGAGGCATAGTCTACTCAGCCCGTGCTTACAAAATTCCAGAATGTACACGTGCTGCAGCTGGGACTCCTTTAATTCAT ATGTTGTCGTTATCTAGTGGTGAGAGGATTACTTCGATTATTCCTGTGAGTGAATTTGCCCAAGATCAATATCTTTTGATGCTCACTGTAAATGGCTACATCAAAAAAGTGTCTTTGAGTTATTTCTCCTCCATCAGGACAACAGGAATCATAGCAATTCAGCTG GTTCCAGGTGATGAACTGAAATGGGTACGTCTCTGCACAAACGAAGACCTTGTGGCGATGGCTTCACAAAATGGGTTGGTTATCTTAGGTTCTTGTGAGATG ATGAGAGCGTTGAGTAGGAATACTCGTGGTCAAGTTGCCATGAAATTGAAAAAAGGAGACAGAATGGCAAGCATGGACATCATTCCTGCAGCCTTACGGAAAAACCTGGAAAGAAACACCGAAGCTCACATCAGCCA TGGTAAGCGTGCCAGTGGACCGATGTTATTGTTTATATCAGAGAGTGGGATAGGGAAGCGAGTTCCTCTTAGCAGCTTTCGTCTATCATCACTGAACAGAGTTGGCTTGAAAGGGTTCAAG TTCTCATCTGAAGATCGGCTGGCAGCAGTTTTTGTAGTTGGATCTTCAATGACAG AGGACGGCGAAAGCGATGAACAAGTTGTTCTTGTGAGCCAGGCTGGCACTGTCAATCGAATTAAAGTTCGAGATATATCGATACAGTCTCGTTATGCAAG